A region of Pyxidicoccus parkwaysis DNA encodes the following proteins:
- a CDS encoding peroxidase: MFLKDVESHESDTHYGRLIRKMREAGSPVPQIWHLFAFKPRMTEALSVFTQEVMRGPSPLSPGLRELIAAYTSRGNECLF; encoded by the coding sequence ATGTTTCTGAAGGACGTGGAGTCACACGAGTCGGACACGCATTACGGCCGGCTCATCCGGAAGATGCGTGAGGCGGGCTCGCCCGTTCCGCAAATCTGGCACCTGTTTGCCTTCAAGCCGCGGATGACGGAGGCGCTCTCCGTCTTCACCCAGGAGGTGATGCGCGGCCCCTCTCCCCTGTCGCCGGGACTCCGTGAGCTCATCGCCGCGTATACGTCGCGCGGCAATGAATGTTTGTTTTGA
- a CDS encoding alpha/beta fold hydrolase gives MLTVTVDGIPLHYRDVGQGPPVLLLHAFPLNGDSFDKQVKALSGRYRFIIPDHRGFGQSKLGDGPTEMSRIARDVISLLDSLKLDSVVVGGVSMGGYAAMALLREDAGRVAGLVLVDTQASADDEAGKARREASAQEALAKGAEPVIQSLLPKLVAAGPDSPVGREVAALIRTASPEGIAAAQRGMALRPDSKDMLARYAGPALVVVGEHDTITPLEKAKAMADLVSGAKLEVIPGAAHLPNQEQPEKFNAVLDAFLSSL, from the coding sequence ATGCTGACCGTGACGGTGGATGGAATTCCCCTGCACTACCGGGACGTGGGCCAGGGCCCGCCGGTGCTGCTGCTGCACGCCTTCCCGCTCAATGGCGATTCCTTCGACAAGCAGGTGAAGGCCCTGTCGGGGCGCTACCGCTTCATCATCCCGGACCACCGCGGCTTCGGGCAGAGCAAGCTTGGCGACGGACCCACGGAGATGTCTCGCATCGCGCGAGATGTGATTTCGCTCCTGGATTCACTGAAGCTCGACTCGGTGGTGGTGGGTGGCGTGTCCATGGGTGGCTATGCGGCCATGGCGCTCTTGAGAGAGGACGCGGGCCGGGTGGCCGGACTCGTGCTGGTGGACACGCAGGCCTCCGCGGATGACGAGGCGGGCAAGGCGCGGCGCGAGGCATCCGCGCAGGAAGCGCTGGCGAAGGGCGCGGAGCCGGTCATCCAGTCGCTGCTGCCGAAGCTGGTGGCCGCGGGGCCAGACTCACCGGTGGGACGCGAGGTGGCGGCGCTGATTCGCACGGCATCACCCGAGGGAATCGCCGCCGCGCAGCGGGGCATGGCGCTGCGGCCGGACAGCAAGGACATGCTGGCACGGTATGCGGGCCCGGCGCTGGTGGTGGTGGGCGAGCACGACACCATCACCCCGCTCGAAAAGGCGAAGGCGATGGCGGACCTCGTTTCCGGCGCGAAGCTGGAGGTCATCCCCGGCGCGGCGCACCTGCCCAACCAGGAGCAGCCGGAGAAGTTCAACGCAGTGCTGGACGCGTTCCTGTCGTCGCTCTGA
- a CDS encoding class I SAM-dependent rRNA methyltransferase has protein sequence MNVVKLELARGLGRHLRAGHPWVFRKALEHVPRIPAGCVVDLTENGKFVARGYYDPHSAIAVRVLTRDPRESVDAAFITRRVKAALAERQSLIDLTDTDSYRLIHGEGDGLPGVVVDLYAGWAVMKLYSAGLTPYRPLILEALKAGVPGLKGVIGRDEVGRDDVDEDEGRGSGKMLYGHEAPEQIPIRERGATFLVDAWRGQKTGFFLDQRENRYLIRRLAKGRDVLNCFSFSGGFSVNAALGGANSVFSVDLDPDAIALARENFTRNGLPAEKHDFLAADVFKIIQSFKDEGRTFDLIILDPPAFAKSQRAVQAAIDGYASLNRQALGILRPGGLLATASCSARVTPLDFIGAVREASFKAGVDLALVEERYQPPDHPVRLQFPEGKYLKFYVLQSV, from the coding sequence GTGAATGTCGTGAAGCTGGAGCTGGCGCGAGGACTGGGGCGCCACCTGCGCGCGGGACACCCGTGGGTGTTCCGCAAGGCGCTGGAGCATGTGCCGAGGATTCCGGCCGGCTGCGTGGTGGACCTGACGGAGAATGGGAAGTTCGTGGCGCGCGGGTACTACGACCCGCACTCCGCCATCGCCGTGCGCGTGCTCACTCGAGACCCACGCGAGTCGGTGGACGCGGCCTTCATTACCCGCCGGGTGAAGGCGGCGCTGGCCGAGCGCCAGTCCCTCATCGACCTGACCGACACGGACAGCTACCGCCTGATTCACGGCGAGGGAGACGGACTGCCGGGCGTGGTGGTGGACCTCTACGCGGGCTGGGCGGTGATGAAGCTCTACTCGGCGGGCCTCACGCCCTACCGGCCGCTCATCCTCGAGGCGCTGAAGGCCGGAGTGCCCGGCCTGAAGGGCGTCATCGGCCGAGACGAGGTGGGCCGCGACGACGTGGACGAGGACGAGGGACGCGGCTCCGGGAAGATGCTCTATGGCCACGAGGCGCCAGAGCAGATTCCCATTCGCGAGCGCGGCGCGACGTTCCTCGTGGACGCGTGGCGCGGACAGAAGACGGGCTTCTTCCTGGACCAGCGGGAGAACCGCTACCTCATCCGGCGGCTGGCGAAGGGCCGGGACGTGCTGAACTGCTTCAGCTTCAGCGGCGGCTTCTCCGTCAACGCGGCGCTGGGCGGGGCCAACAGCGTGTTCTCCGTGGACCTGGACCCGGACGCGATTGCGCTCGCCCGTGAGAACTTCACGCGCAACGGGCTGCCCGCGGAGAAGCACGACTTCCTCGCGGCGGACGTCTTCAAGATCATCCAGTCCTTCAAGGACGAGGGCCGCACCTTCGACCTCATCATCCTGGACCCGCCGGCCTTCGCGAAGAGCCAGCGCGCGGTGCAGGCGGCCATCGACGGGTATGCGTCCCTCAACCGGCAGGCGCTGGGCATTCTGCGTCCGGGTGGGCTGCTGGCCACGGCGTCCTGCTCGGCGCGCGTGACGCCGCTCGACTTCATTGGCGCGGTGCGCGAGGCGAGCTTCAAGGCTGGTGTGGACCTGGCGCTCGTCGAGGAGCGCTACCAGCCGCCGGACCACCCCGTGCGCCTGCAGTTCCCCGAGGGGAAGTACCTCAAGTTCTACGTGCTCCAGTCGGTGTAG
- a CDS encoding carboxymuconolactone decarboxylase family protein, whose amino-acid sequence MKAVLEDVGSAPISDAEKALFVFVDKLNLESAQVRQEDIDRLKAVGWTDEAIYDAISVCALFNFYNRWIDGTGVQAMPAEMYHRNGHRLAQGGYVDSPLQPAKEKK is encoded by the coding sequence GTGAAGGCGGTGCTGGAGGACGTGGGCTCGGCGCCCATCTCCGACGCTGAGAAGGCGCTGTTTGTCTTTGTCGACAAGCTCAACCTGGAGTCGGCGCAGGTGCGCCAGGAGGACATCGACCGATTGAAAGCGGTGGGCTGGACGGACGAGGCCATCTACGACGCCATCTCCGTGTGCGCCCTGTTCAACTTCTACAACCGCTGGATTGATGGCACCGGCGTCCAGGCGATGCCCGCGGAGATGTATCACCGCAACGGGCACCGGCTGGCGCAGGGCGGCTACGTCGACTCGCCGCTTCAGCCGGCGAAGGAGAAGAAGTAG
- a CDS encoding ARPP-2 domain-containing protein, which translates to MTDARLLQKLEPAGLRLAPSQVWGGIRLVPVLRDTVRNDLRFARRTYDDHLAVVSLEGELKAPGLKYCTYIPHGLVMTWGNRQAEAVHGTQLQAPDGKRVKVGPFSVRLLHRMVHREDRNQLRMLPLHLAMEGFLAMHFGGPEIAWTEYSREALSHGLNPRMEIAVNGWANSALDGALRTFELHERQVGLLLFNADVLLSAFVVSHPDDYRALHRTLLEDFYGELLLQYGFLGAVPELGLNLDDARISNLEDLRAAVMRMRGDWADFHAFMAGGLFGAAVTSERIYDAGPFLLQRFHTSLKPSEENHLGEAIVRDDGTLEYLKTFRLSSAQTRRAYLLQQLAHADWKLESAAERLTTTRDDLVVRLRNAGFGYLLKEHVLEEATRRARRGR; encoded by the coding sequence ATGACGGACGCGCGACTGTTGCAGAAGCTGGAGCCCGCGGGGCTGCGGCTGGCGCCCTCGCAGGTGTGGGGCGGCATCCGGCTGGTGCCCGTGCTGCGGGACACCGTGCGCAATGACTTGCGCTTCGCCCGGCGCACGTACGACGACCACCTCGCCGTCGTGTCGCTGGAGGGCGAGCTGAAGGCGCCCGGCCTCAAGTACTGCACGTACATTCCGCACGGCCTGGTGATGACGTGGGGCAACCGTCAGGCGGAAGCCGTCCACGGCACGCAACTCCAGGCGCCCGACGGGAAGCGCGTGAAGGTGGGGCCCTTCTCCGTGCGCCTCCTGCACCGCATGGTGCACCGCGAGGACCGCAACCAGCTCCGCATGCTTCCGCTGCACCTGGCCATGGAGGGCTTCCTGGCCATGCACTTCGGCGGGCCGGAGATTGCGTGGACGGAGTACTCGCGCGAGGCGCTGTCCCACGGTCTGAATCCGCGCATGGAGATTGCGGTGAACGGCTGGGCCAACTCCGCGCTGGACGGCGCGCTGCGCACCTTCGAGCTCCACGAGCGGCAGGTGGGCCTGCTCCTCTTCAATGCGGACGTGCTGTTGTCCGCCTTCGTCGTCTCGCACCCGGACGACTACAGAGCGCTGCACCGCACGCTGCTGGAGGACTTCTACGGCGAACTGCTGCTCCAGTACGGTTTCCTCGGCGCGGTGCCGGAGCTCGGCCTCAACCTGGACGACGCGCGCATCTCCAACCTGGAGGACCTGCGTGCGGCGGTAATGCGCATGCGCGGCGACTGGGCGGACTTCCATGCCTTCATGGCGGGCGGCCTCTTCGGGGCGGCGGTGACGTCCGAGCGCATCTACGACGCCGGGCCGTTCCTCCTCCAGCGCTTCCACACGAGCCTCAAGCCCTCGGAGGAGAACCACCTGGGCGAGGCCATCGTCCGCGACGACGGCACGCTGGAGTACCTCAAGACGTTCCGTCTCTCGTCGGCGCAGACGCGGCGCGCGTACCTCCTCCAGCAACTGGCCCACGCCGACTGGAAGCTGGAGAGCGCCGCGGAGCGCCTCACCACCACGCGGGATGACCTCGTCGTCCGGTTACGGAACGCCGGCTTCGGCTACCTCCTCAAGGAGCACGTCCTCGAGGAGGCCACCCGCCGGGCACGGCGCGGACGCTGA
- a CDS encoding HAD-IIB family hydrolase, protein MAASSKVASPRPLREADLSRVEGVFTDVDGTLTTGHKLRSDTVRALERLSAAGLRVVLVSGRPAGWGEAWARQLPVDGVIVENGGLFFLWGKNGRLRKVYAEAPAERVANRKRLQSEVARVLKQVPGARLSLDSAYTEVDLAVDYNEEARLGEGGASRIETLLAARGVTAVRSSVHVNCWLGRFDKLHATRRFAKVAWGERLAPADGRYVYAGDSFNDAPMFAAFALGVGMANVRSVLDRIDAPPAFITRAAEGRGFEELARAILARRARRGP, encoded by the coding sequence ATGGCGGCCTCCAGCAAGGTGGCTTCTCCGCGCCCGCTGCGCGAGGCGGACCTGTCCCGCGTGGAGGGCGTCTTCACGGACGTGGACGGCACCCTCACGACGGGGCACAAGCTGCGCTCGGACACCGTGCGGGCGCTCGAGCGCCTGTCCGCCGCGGGCCTGCGCGTGGTGCTGGTGAGCGGCCGGCCGGCGGGGTGGGGCGAGGCGTGGGCGCGGCAGCTCCCCGTCGACGGCGTCATCGTGGAGAACGGCGGGCTGTTCTTCCTCTGGGGAAAGAATGGGCGGCTGCGGAAGGTATACGCGGAAGCGCCCGCCGAGCGCGTGGCCAACCGAAAGCGCCTGCAGTCCGAGGTGGCGCGGGTGCTGAAGCAGGTGCCCGGGGCGCGGCTGTCGCTGGACAGCGCGTACACGGAGGTGGACCTCGCCGTGGACTACAACGAGGAGGCACGGCTGGGAGAGGGCGGGGCCTCGCGAATCGAAACGTTGCTGGCCGCGCGGGGCGTGACGGCGGTGCGCTCGTCGGTGCACGTCAACTGCTGGCTGGGGCGCTTCGACAAGCTGCACGCCACGCGGCGCTTCGCGAAGGTGGCATGGGGCGAGCGGCTGGCGCCGGCCGACGGGCGTTACGTGTACGCGGGGGATTCTTTCAACGACGCCCCGATGTTCGCAGCATTTGCACTGGGCGTGGGCATGGCGAATGTCCGCTCCGTCCTGGACAGGATTGACGCGCCGCCGGCCTTCATCACCCGGGCGGCCGAGGGGCGGGGCTTCGAGGAACTGGCAAGGGCCATCCTCGCCCGCCGGGCCCGCAGAGGCCCATGA
- the corA gene encoding magnesium/cobalt transporter CorA, producing MIQVCLLKDGHVVCGGEELLSHEGRKWIDVQQPTEEVMARLAEQFGLHKLAVEDCLHLDQRPKLEEYPNHLFIVLQGFTVASKDVCDVTLHEHHFFLAQDWLISVHELHFPGFDTVLKRVKDDPKATMGRGMDFILYMLADGLVDAQFPILDSFSDELEDLEVEIFERVDKSHLQRIFEMKRMLVTVRRVLSPQRDVVGLLSRRGIPHIHEKTTLYFRDVYDHLVRLYEQIDAGRDIVGNVMDGYLSMVANKTNDITKQLTIFATLFLPLSFIVGFFGQNFEQLNSRGYYYAMWATLIGFPVALVLWFKHNQWL from the coding sequence ATGATCCAGGTCTGTCTGCTGAAGGACGGTCACGTGGTGTGCGGGGGGGAAGAGCTGCTCTCGCACGAGGGGCGGAAGTGGATTGACGTGCAGCAGCCCACCGAGGAGGTCATGGCCCGGCTGGCCGAGCAGTTCGGCCTCCACAAGCTGGCCGTGGAGGACTGCCTCCACCTGGACCAGCGGCCCAAGCTGGAGGAGTACCCCAACCACCTGTTCATCGTCCTCCAGGGGTTCACCGTCGCGAGCAAGGACGTGTGTGACGTGACGCTGCACGAGCACCACTTCTTCCTCGCCCAGGACTGGCTCATCAGCGTGCACGAGCTGCACTTCCCCGGCTTCGACACGGTGCTCAAGCGCGTGAAGGACGACCCCAAGGCGACGATGGGCCGGGGCATGGACTTCATCCTCTACATGCTGGCGGACGGGCTGGTGGACGCGCAGTTCCCCATCCTGGACTCCTTCAGCGATGAGCTGGAGGACCTGGAGGTCGAAATCTTCGAGAGGGTGGACAAGTCACACCTGCAACGCATCTTCGAAATGAAGCGGATGCTGGTGACGGTCCGCCGGGTGCTGTCGCCGCAGCGCGACGTGGTGGGCCTGCTGTCCCGACGGGGCATCCCCCACATCCACGAGAAGACGACACTCTACTTCCGCGACGTGTACGACCACCTCGTGCGGCTGTACGAGCAGATCGACGCGGGCCGCGACATCGTGGGCAACGTGATGGACGGCTACCTGTCGATGGTCGCCAACAAGACGAACGACATCACCAAGCAGCTCACCATCTTCGCCACCCTGTTCCTGCCTCTGTCCTTCATCGTCGGGTTCTTCGGGCAGAACTTCGAGCAGCTCAACTCTCGCGGCTACTACTACGCCATGTGGGCGACGCTCATCGGGTTCCCGGTGGCGCTCGTCCTGTGGTTCAAGCACAACCAGTGGCTCTGA